The nucleotide sequence GGTCGCCGGACTCGTGGTGGTCAGCGCCTTCCCCGACCACCTCTTCCTCGACAGCATCGCCGTCCACCCCGACGCCCACGGCCGGGGCGTCGGGCGCCGGCTGCTGCACTTCGTGGAGGCGCACGCCCGCGCCCTCGGCCTCCCCGAGATCCGGCTCCACACCAACGCGCTGATGTGGGAGAACCAGGAGATCTACCCCCGCTACGGCTACGAGCTGGTGGGACGCCGCGTCGACGGCCCCTACGACCGGCTCCACTACCGCAAGACGCTGAGTAGCTGACGGAAGGTCATTGTCGGTGGCGGATGGCACGCTTGTGGTCATGGACGACGCGAGCACGGGCGAGTGGACCGCCGGGACGGACGTGGACTGGGACGCCCAGGCCGCCGTCTTCGACGACGAGCCGGATCACGGGCTGCGGGCGCCCGAAATCCGGGCGGCGTGGGGTGAGCGGCTTCGCGGCTGGCTGCCCGAACAGCCCTCGGACCTGCTCGACCTGGGCTGCGGCACCGGCAGCCTGGCCCTCCTCGCCGCCGAACAGGGGCACCGGGTGACGGGTGTCGACGCCTCCCCGTCCATGGTCGAGCGGGCCCGCGCCAAGCTCGCCGGACGGGACGCGCGGGTGCTGTGCGGGGACGCGGCCGTGCCGCCGGTGCCGGAGGGCGGGTACGACGTGATCCTCGTCCGGCATGTGCTGTGGACGCTGCCCGGACCCGCCGAGGTGCTGCGGCACTGGCGCACCCTGCTGCGCCCCGGCGGGCGGTTCGTGCTGGTCGAGGGTGTCTGGGGGAGCCTCTCCCCGGTCGGCATGCCCGTCGACAAGGTCACCGGGCTGCTGGCGCCGCTCGCCCGGCGCATACGCGTGGAGCCGCTGTCCGACGATCCGCTGCTGTGGGGCAGGCCCGTCACCGACGAGCGGTACGCGGTGCTGGCCGAGGTGTGAGGCTCAAAGCAGGGCCGTGAGACCGTCCGCGCGGGCCAGCGCCTCCAGTTCGTCCAGGGCGGACCGGGCGGCGGCCGCTGCCCCGGGGTCTCGCTCCGTCAGACCGCTCGCGGCGAACTCGTCCTCGTCCAGGCGCAGTACGTCCCGGCCGTCGCCCGAGACCCACAGGTCCAGGTCGAGGTCCTCCACCAGGAGTTCGGCGCCGGAGCGGACGGCGGGGCGGGTGATGTCGCAGTACCAGCCCTTCAGGGTGCCGTCCTGGGCGCGGACCTCCTTCACCGCGTACCAGCGGTCCCGCCAGTAGTGCTCGGTGAACACGTCGCCCGGCTCGAAGCGCACGAACCCGAAGTCGCGCACGCCCGCGCCCGCCCAGGGGGCGCGCACCGACACACGGGTGCCGTCGTCCGCGAGCAGGGCCGCCGGGTAACGGATCTTCGTACGGCCCGCCTTGACGAGAACGATCTCCAACTCGTCCATCGTGTCAGCCGAGTTCGCGGACATACCGCACCTCCGTGGCGCAGAACTCGTAGCCGAGCCACTTGTTGATGGCGATCATCGGGCCGTTGCCCGCGTCGTTCCCGGTGAACGCCTCGGTGTGGCCGGCCGCGCGGGCCCGGTGCAGCGCATGGAGCTTGGCGAGCTTGGCCAGGCCCCGGCCCCGGTAGGCGCGGGAGGTACCCGTCATGGCGGTGAAGTAGCGGGAGCCGCCGTCGGTGTAGGCCACGCTGAACGCGACCGGGCGGCCGTCGGTGACCGCCACGACGGTCAGTCCGAGGTCCAGCAGCGGATGCTCCCAGGTCTCCTCCAGCCACGCCTCGTAGTCCGAGTAGGCGAGCGTGACCTCGCCGGGCTCGTCCGCCACCGTCTCCGCGTCCAGCTCGAACAGCGGACGCGGGTCGGCCGCGAAGTCGGCGGCCGTGCGCAGCTCCACGCCGGGCGGGGTGTCCGGCAGCGGCGGGAGGGTGCCGCCCGCCATGTCGAGACGGAGGAAGCGGGCCGGGCGGCCGGGCCGGTAGCCGTGCCGTTCGGCGAACCGCACGTTCGCGGGCTCGTCCACGACCCAGGAGTACAGCCGCGTGGCACCCAGCGAGCCGAGATACTCCTCGGCGGCGGCGACCAGCAGCCGCCCCGCACCCCGCCCGGTGCGGTCCGGGCGGACATGGACATTGACGTACGCCTGCCCCGGCTCCGTGCTGTCGTGCGCCAGCGCGACCTGCGCCGTCCCGATCACCTCGCCGTCCTCCTCCGCGACCAGCGAGCGGAACCGGGCGTCCGGGTGGCTGCGGGTGAGGACGTGACGCACCGAAGCGGGGGTGAACAGGATGTAGGGCAGCGCCAGCCGTCGTACCAGGGCGAAGCCCTCGGTGTCGGCCGGTACTTCGGGGCGCAGATCGCGCACGAGTACGGTCATGTGCACGCACCGTACGGGCGGGCCCGCCGGAGTGCCTCTCATTTTCCGCCGCGTACGGGAGAATCGGCCCTGTGAGCCTGAAGATCCACATCGATGACAGCGCGCCGCCGTACGAGCAGGTCCGGGCGCATATCTCCGAGCAGGCGCGGGCGGGCGTGCTCCCGGCCGGGTACCGGCTGCCCACCGTGCGCGGCCTCGCCGAGTCGCTCGGCCTCGCCGTGAACACCGTCGCCAAGGCGTACCGGGCGCTGGAGGCGGACGGGGTGATCGAGACCAGAGGCCGCAACGGCACCTACGTGGCCGCCGCCGGACCCGCCGCCACCCGCGAGGCGAGCACGGCCGCCCAGGCGTACGCCGAGCGGGCCCGGCGGCTCGGCCTCGACCACGACGAAGCCCTGGCCACCGTCCGCGACGCGCTGCGGGCGGCCTACGGCACCGACTGAGCGGCACTCACCGCCGCGCCCACGGCTCCGGCGTCCGCGTCACCTCGACCCCGGCCCGCCGGGCCAGGCTCCCGAACTCCGCCGCGTCCTTCACCGCCGCGCCCCTCGGGTCGTTGTTGAAGTACGCGTACACGTCCTGCCCCTCGGGCCAGGCCGAGGTGATGCGCTCCAGCCAGGACTCCAGCGCCTGTGTGCCGTAGCGCGGCCAGGGTTTGGCCCGGCCCCGGTGGAAGCGGACGTATCCCCAGTCGGCGGTCCGCCACAGCGGGCCGGCCGGGCGGCCCAGCTCGTCCGCCCAGCACAGGGCGGCCGCGCGGGCCTGGAGCACCTCGCGGGTCCGCGGCGTCCACCAGGAGTCGTGGCGCGGTTCGACCGCGACCCGGGTCTCCGCCGGGAAGCAGGCCAGGCAGGCGTCCAGCAGCGGGGGGTCCGCGCGCAGGGTCGGCGGGAGCTGGAGCAGGACCGGGCCCAGATCGGCGCCCAGACCCTCGGCGTGGCTCATCAGCCGGTGCACCGGTTCCTCCGGGTCCCGCAGCCGCTTGATGTGGGTCAGATAGCGGCTCGCCTTCACCGCGACCACGAAGCCCTCCGGCAGCCGGTCCCGCCACGCCTCGAAGTTCTCGCGGGACGGGAGCCGGTAGAAGGCGTTGTTCAGCTCCACCGTGGCGAACTGCTTCGCGTACTCCTCCAGCCACAGCCGCACCGGCACCCCCGCCGGGTACAGCACGCCCCGCCAGCTCTTGTACTGCCACCCCGACGTACCGACGAACAGGGTCATACATCCATGAAAGCATCCGGGCGCGGGCCGGACAGGCGGGCGGGCCGCGCCCACCGGAACGGCCCTTCCCGGCGTGCGGGCCCGCGCCGCTAGAGGTAGAGCCCCGCGTCCGTGCCGTCCCGCGCGCCCGGCACCGAGGTGGGGGCCGTGCCCCGGCGCAGCGCGTACAGCTCGGCCAGCGTCGCCCCCTCCCGGCCCAGCTCGCTCCCGTGCTCCGCGGCCTGGTCGCCGAGCCAGGTCACCGCCTCCGGCCGGGTCAGCGGGCCCACCTCGATCCGCGCCAGGCAGCGGCCGGGCCGGACCACGGCCGGGTGCAGCCGCTCCAGGTCCTCGTTGGTGGTGACGCCCACCAGGACGTTGCGGCCCTGGCCGAGCAGCCCGTCGGTCAGATTCAGCAGCCGGGACAGCGCCTGGCCCGCGGTGTGCCGGGCCTCGCCCCTGATCAGCTCGTCGCAGTCCTCCAGCAGGAGCAGCCGCCAGCGGCCCTTGCCCGTGCCGTCCTCCTCGCCGATGGCGATGTCCATCAGATAGCCCACGTCGGAGAAGAGCCGCTCCGGGTCCAGCACGCAGTCCACCTGGCACCACTCGCGCCAGGACCGGGCCAGCGTGCGCAGCGCGGAGGTCTTGCCGGTGCCCGGCGGGCCGTGCAGCAGCAGGAGCCGGCCCGCGATGTCCTCCGGCGTCGTCTTCATCAGGCGGTCCATCGCCTGGGCCACCGGCCCCGTGTAGTTGGCCCGCACCTCCTCCCAGGTGCCGGCCGCGATCTGGCGGGTGGTGCGGTGCGGGCCACGCCGGGGCGAGACGTACCAGAACCCCATCGTGACGTCGTCCGGCTGCGGGGCGGGCTCGTCGGCCGCGCCGTCGGTGGCCCGGCCGAGGACCTCCTCGGCGAGCTCGGCCGTGGTCGCCGTCACCGTGACGTCCGCGCCCCGGTTCCAGCGGGAGACCAGCAGGGTCCAGCCGTCGCCCTCCGCGAGCGTGGCGCTGCGGTCCTCGTCACGGGCCACCCGCAGCACGCGGGCACCCTCGGGCAGCAGGGTCGCCTCGGAGCGGACCCGGTCGATGTTGGCCGCCTGCGCGAACGGCTGCTCACCCGTGGCGAAACGGCCCAGGAACAGCGCGTCGACGACGTCGGAGGGCGAGTCGGAGTCGTCGACGTTCAACCGGATCGG is from Streptomyces seoulensis and encodes:
- a CDS encoding GNAT family N-acetyltransferase, translating into MTVLVRDLRPEVPADTEGFALVRRLALPYILFTPASVRHVLTRSHPDARFRSLVAEEDGEVIGTAQVALAHDSTEPGQAYVNVHVRPDRTGRGAGRLLVAAAEEYLGSLGATRLYSWVVDEPANVRFAERHGYRPGRPARFLRLDMAGGTLPPLPDTPPGVELRTAADFAADPRPLFELDAETVADEPGEVTLAYSDYEAWLEETWEHPLLDLGLTVVAVTDGRPVAFSVAYTDGGSRYFTAMTGTSRAYRGRGLAKLAKLHALHRARAAGHTEAFTGNDAGNGPMIAINKWLGYEFCATEVRYVRELG
- a CDS encoding DUF72 domain-containing protein, producing MTLFVGTSGWQYKSWRGVLYPAGVPVRLWLEEYAKQFATVELNNAFYRLPSRENFEAWRDRLPEGFVVAVKASRYLTHIKRLRDPEEPVHRLMSHAEGLGADLGPVLLQLPPTLRADPPLLDACLACFPAETRVAVEPRHDSWWTPRTREVLQARAAALCWADELGRPAGPLWRTADWGYVRFHRGRAKPWPRYGTQALESWLERITSAWPEGQDVYAYFNNDPRGAAVKDAAEFGSLARRAGVEVTRTPEPWARR
- a CDS encoding DUF5925 domain-containing protein, translated to MSLNPHDALPIRLNVDDSDSPSDVVDALFLGRFATGEQPFAQAANIDRVRSEATLLPEGARVLRVARDEDRSATLAEGDGWTLLVSRWNRGADVTVTATTAELAEEVLGRATDGAADEPAPQPDDVTMGFWYVSPRRGPHRTTRQIAAGTWEEVRANYTGPVAQAMDRLMKTTPEDIAGRLLLLHGPPGTGKTSALRTLARSWREWCQVDCVLDPERLFSDVGYLMDIAIGEEDGTGKGRWRLLLLEDCDELIRGEARHTAGQALSRLLNLTDGLLGQGRNVLVGVTTNEDLERLHPAVVRPGRCLARIEVGPLTRPEAVTWLGDQAAEHGSELGREGATLAELYALRRGTAPTSVPGARDGTDAGLYL
- a CDS encoding class I SAM-dependent methyltransferase; its protein translation is MDDASTGEWTAGTDVDWDAQAAVFDDEPDHGLRAPEIRAAWGERLRGWLPEQPSDLLDLGCGTGSLALLAAEQGHRVTGVDASPSMVERARAKLAGRDARVLCGDAAVPPVPEGGYDVILVRHVLWTLPGPAEVLRHWRTLLRPGGRFVLVEGVWGSLSPVGMPVDKVTGLLAPLARRIRVEPLSDDPLLWGRPVTDERYAVLAEV
- a CDS encoding DUF402 domain-containing protein, whose product is MSANSADTMDELEIVLVKAGRTKIRYPAALLADDGTRVSVRAPWAGAGVRDFGFVRFEPGDVFTEHYWRDRWYAVKEVRAQDGTLKGWYCDITRPAVRSGAELLVEDLDLDLWVSGDGRDVLRLDEDEFAASGLTERDPGAAAAARSALDELEALARADGLTALL
- a CDS encoding GntR family transcriptional regulator — its product is MSLKIHIDDSAPPYEQVRAHISEQARAGVLPAGYRLPTVRGLAESLGLAVNTVAKAYRALEADGVIETRGRNGTYVAAAGPAATREASTAAQAYAERARRLGLDHDEALATVRDALRAAYGTD
- a CDS encoding GNAT family N-acetyltransferase, encoding MDDHLEPAVRAATAADLAAVRAVTDAAYHPYIARIGVVPQPMEADHMADIAAGRVFVTGEPVAGLVVVSAFPDHLFLDSIAVHPDAHGRGVGRRLLHFVEAHARALGLPEIRLHTNALMWENQEIYPRYGYELVGRRVDGPYDRLHYRKTLSS